One region of Eupeodes corollae chromosome 1, idEupCoro1.1, whole genome shotgun sequence genomic DNA includes:
- the LOC129953795 gene encoding methionine aminopeptidase 1D, mitochondrial, translating into MLFLNSIKKLIRTPNRSIFNLRKKKDFGICNPVTVGYVSPERAVPESIRKPPYYFKYMPPGNTIGEVEIKSNEQVHRLRASCRLAAKILHSCEDIVKIGSTTDDIDAFVHDKIIAANAYPSPLRYAGFPKSVCTSVNNVACHGIPDNRPLMDGDIVNVDITTYYNGYHGDCSRTFMVGNVDERGRYLVSCTEECLMESIKLCSPGIPFNAIGKFISTFVKKKKLGLIPAFIGHGIGSYFHGPPEILHYKNSVPGVMQPGMSFTIEPILTLGGPDIEIQEDGWTAISVDGARSAQFEHTVLITQTGVEVLTNVVD; encoded by the exons ATGTTGTtccttaattcaataaaaaaattaattcgtaCTCCTAACCGTTCTATTTTCAATTTACGTAAAAAGAA ggaCTTTGGAATATGCAATCCAGTCACTGTGGGCTATGTCTCACCGGAAAGAGCAGTTCCCGAATCCATCCGGAAACCTCCCTATTACTTCAAATACATGCCACCCGGCAATACCATCGGTGAGGTTGAAATCAAATCCAACGAACAAGTTCATCGTCTTAGAGCCAGTTGCAGGTTAGCCGCCAAAATCCTCCACTCTTGTGAGGACATCGTCAAG ATAGGAAGCACAACAGACGACATCGATGCGTTCGTTCATGACAAAATCATTGCCGCGAACGCCTATCCATCGCCCCTGCGTTATGCTGGCTTTCCGAAATCTGTGTGCACCTCGGTTAACAATGTCGCCTGCCATGGCATCCCAGATAACCGGCCGCTCATGGACGGCGACATCGTGAACGTTGACATAACAACCTACTACAATGGTTACCACGGCGATTGCTCGAGGACATTCATGGTAGGGAACGTGGACGAAAGGGGTCGTTACTTAGTTTCATGTACCGAGGAATGCCTTATGGAATCGATTAAACTCTGCAGCCCAGGGATACCGTTTAATGCGATTGGAAAATTCATAAGCACTTTTGTGAAAAAGAAGAAGCTAGGGCTGATTCCGGCGTTCATTGGACATGGCATCGGAAGCTACTTCCATGGGCCACCTGAGATCCTTCATTATAAAAACAGCGTACCGGGGGTCATGCAGCCAGGCATGTCCTTCACAATCGAACCGATTCTAACTCTGGGTGGACCCGATATTGAAATCCAGGAAGATGGCTGGACCGCGATTAGCGTGGATGGGGCGAGAAGTGCTCAGTTCGAGCACACCGTTCTCATTACCCAGACGGGAGTAGAGGTTCTGACCAATGTAGTAGATtag
- the LOC129953796 gene encoding cilia- and flagella-associated protein 20, protein MFKNTFQSGFLSILYSIGSKPLQIWDKKVRNGHIKRITDNDIQSLVLEIVGTNVSTTFITCPADPKTTLGIKLPFLVMIIKNQKKYFTFEVQVLDDKNVRRRFRASNYQSTTRVKPFICTMPMRLDEGWNQIQFNLSDFTRRAYGTNYVETLRVQIHANCRIRRVYFSDRLYSEDELPPEFKLFLPIQKPVAKSSQQVALV, encoded by the exons atgtttaaaaatacttttcaatCTGGATTTCTCTCGATTCTCTACAGCATTGGCAGCAAACCATTGCAAATTTGGGACAAAAAAGTTCGAAATGGCCACATTAAGCGAATCACCGACAATGATATACAAAGTTTGGTTCTGGAAATAGTCGGAACAAATGTTAGCACAACATTCATAACATGTCCGGCGGATCCGAAGACAACATTGGGCATAAAATTGCCCTTTCTTGTGATGAttatcaagaaccagaagaaatatttcACATTCGAAGTCCAG gtcTTGGATGATAAAAACGTTAGGAGAAGATTCAGAGCTAGCAACTACCAATCGACGACAAGAGTGAAGCCATTCATCTGCACGATGCCCATGCGACTGGATGAAGGCTGGAATCAGATTCAGTTCAATCTGTCTGACTTTACCCGCCGAGCCTATGGAACCAACTATGTAGAGACCCTCCGAGTGCAGATACACGCAAATTGCCGCATCAGAAGGGTGTACTTTTCGGATAGACTCTACTCGGAGGATGAGCTACCACCGGAATTCAAGCTTTTCCTACCCATTCAGAAGCCCGTGGCGAAATCGAGCCAGCAGGTGGCCTTAGTTTAA